Part of the Enterobacter pseudoroggenkampii genome, CTAGAGCAAAAGATACCCTTCGTGACGCAGTAACCACTCTTTTCGCTGCACGCCACCGGCATAGCCGGTCAGGGTACCGTTGCGGCCAATAACGCGATGGCAGGGCACCACGATGCTGACCGGATTAGAGCCGTTCGCGGCGCCTACTGCGCGTGCGGCCCCTGCGCGGCCTAGCTGCTCCGCAAGCTGGCCGTAATGCATGACCTGCCCGCATGGAATCGAACGTAGCGCCTGCCACACTTCGCGCTGAAAAGGAGTGCCTGCCGTGGCGGTCGGCAGAGTATCGATGATGCTGAGATCGCCTTCGAAGTACGCTGCAAGCTTGTCGCTCAGCCCGCCCGGATTGGTGGCGCGGATACGTTCATATCCCTGTGAGCGGTAGTGAATCGCAAGCAGTTCTTCCATGCGGTCGCTGTGCTCTTCCCATTC contains:
- the ogt gene encoding methylated-DNA--[protein]-cysteine S-methyltransferase produces the protein MLRLLEDKIATPLGPLWVIADEQFCLRAVEWEEHSDRMEELLAIHYRSQGYERIRATNPGGLSDKLAAYFEGDLSIIDTLPTATAGTPFQREVWQALRSIPCGQVMHYGQLAEQLGRAGAARAVGAANGSNPVSIVVPCHRVIGRNGTLTGYAGGVQRKEWLLRHEGYLLL